One segment of Brassica napus cultivar Da-Ae chromosome C3, Da-Ae, whole genome shotgun sequence DNA contains the following:
- the LOC125582902 gene encoding uncharacterized protein LOC125582902 yields the protein MEELLTHLTTINLSDTPSFPQWIVNGRQQRSFSSSLIYQSLQEPLPNVPWYRLIWIKKGIPKHKSLAWLMLLNRCPTRDRLLSWNLQTDPSCLLRNQANESRGHIYFTCSFSSDVWNHFSSRFNINSTSSSWDDIAQSLLSQSTSANHKYLSILSWQAVIYNIWWERNERLHRGNHRSVDQIIAKITAIIKNRISAMRPENNSLASDLMQYWFLHFP from the coding sequence ATGGAGGAACTACTAACTCATTTGACAACGATCAACCTCTCAGACACACCAAGCTTCCCACAATGGATTGTCAATGGCAGACAACAGCGATCCTTCTCAAGTTCTCTCATCTACCAATCTCTACAGGAGCCTCTTCCCAATGTTCCTTGGTACCGCCTGATCTGGATCAAGAAAGGTATTCCTAAACACAAATCTCTGGCATGGCTGATGCTATTGAATCGATGCCCTACTCGGGATCGTCTCTTATCATGGAACCTTCAAACAGACCCATCTTGCCTCCTTCGTAATCAAGCGAATGAAAGCAGAGGCCATATCTACTTTACCTGCTCCTTCTCGAGTGATGTCTGGAACCATTTCTCTTCTCGATTTAACATTAACTCAACATCAAGTTCATGGGATGACATTGCTCAATCTCTCCTGTCTCAATCTACCTCTGCGAATCATAAATACCTCTCCATTCTTTCTTGGCAAGCGGTGATTTACAATATATGGTGGGAAAGGAACGAACGGCTTCACCGCGGGAACCACCGATCCGTGGATCAGATCATAGCAAAAATCACCGCAATCATCAAGAACAGAATCTCCGCCATGCGTCCTGAGAACAACTCACTAGCCAGTGATCTGATGCAGTACTGGTTTCTCCATTTCCCGTGA
- the LOC125584201 gene encoding uncharacterized protein LOC125584201 isoform X2 produces MQVTLVPEVQAHLVFLEGGGFTVVIPPGHGFTLNVNAADIGAGGAGAAGAGGAGAAVAAGEAIAAITAGIEQHSTENTLSTTQILHMLMIDNTYEVLDIHVHTPIDGLYLYITPIRRRQDFHALVPVLPHW; encoded by the exons ATGCAAGTCACTCTCGTCCCTGAAGTTCAGGCACACTTGGTTTTCTTGGAGGGGGGAGGCTTCACGGTAGTAATTCCACCTGGTCATGGTTTTACATTGAATGTAAATGCGGCGGACATTGGAGCTGGAGGTGCCGGAGCCGCTGGAGCTGGAGGTGCCGGAGCCGCCGTTGCTGCCGGTGAAGCAATAGCTGCCATCACAG CCGGAATCGAACAGCATTCCACTGAGAACACACTCTCCACAACTCAAATACTGCACATGCTTATGATTGACAACACCTATGAAGTGCTCGACATTCATGTACACACTCCAATTGATGGCCTTTACCTCTACATCACTCCTATTCGACGGCGTCAGGACTTCCATGC CTTGGTGCCGGTGCTGCCCCATTGGTGA
- the LOC106387461 gene encoding peptidyl-prolyl cis-trans isomerase-like, which yields MEVNFRTNGTSVKVNVPVGGDLTFHINPVNGARVYPQGSGGFTINVNPVDLLVPQAGGGVKDEYGSENPKLSDPSPGMANPKVFFDMTVCGKPVGRIVMELFADTTPRTAENFRALCTGEKGMGKLGKPLHYKGSIIHHMAPDYMIAGGDFTDKRKGSGGESIFGSRFFEDENFIKKHTGPGILSMANRGPDTNESQFMICMKESPELDDVHVVFGQVVQGLDVVRIISNEPVRDMLSRPVVIADCGQIS from the exons ATGGAAGTTAATTTTCGCACAAATGGAACAAGCGTTAAGGTTAACGTTCCAGTTGGTGGTGATTTGACATTTCACATTAACCCTGTT AATGGAGCCCGTGTTTATCCTCAGGGTAGCGGTGGATTCACAATAAACGTTAACCCTGTTGACCTGCTCGTACCTCAGGCTGGTGGTGGCGTCAAAGATGAATATGGATctgaaaaccctaaattatCTGATCCATCTCCAGGAATGGCTAACCCTAAGGTTTTCTTTGATATGACGGTGTGCGGCAAACCGGTTGGTCGGATCGTGATGGAGCTCTTTGCCGACACGACCCCACGGACGGCGGAGAATTTCCGCGCCCTCTGTACAGGCGAGAAAGGCATGGGGAAGCTTGGTAAGCCACTCCATTACAAAGGATCAATCATCCACCATATGGCCCCCGATTATATGATTGCTGGAGGAGATTTCACTGACAAAAGGAAAGGAAGCGGAGGCGAATCAATCTTCGGCAGTAGGTTTTTCGAGGATGAGAACTTCATCAAAAAGCACACTGGTCCGGGTATCCTCTCCATGGCCAACCGTGGTCCCGACACCAACGAATCTCAGTTTATGATCTGCATGAAGGAGAGCCCGGAACTGGACGATGTACACGTGGTGTTCGGTCAGGTTGTTCAAGGATTGGATGTGGTCAGGATCATTTCAAACGAACCTGTTAGGGACATGCTTTCCAGGCCCGTGGTGATCGCCGACTGCGGTCAGATTTCATAG
- the LOC106387454 gene encoding histone acetyltransferase type B catalytic subunit, producing MAQKHQSAAAPGPEPKKRRRVGFSPADTGVEANECIKIYLVSSKEEVGSPDVSCVTPVDLNDFFDGDGKIYGYQGLKINVWINSISLHSYADITYQSTTNGDKGITDLKTALQNIFADTIVDSKDEFLQTFSTERDFIRNMVSNGEVIHSGAIDGSNINAQVSPSDLQVLRMEIGSPNAGLLYSRLVPLVLLFVDGSNPIDVTDPDWHLYLLIQKKEDKEEPLYQIVGFTAIYKFYRYPDRLRMRLSQILVLPSFQGKGFGSYLMEVVNKMAVAEDVYDLTVEEPSEKFQHIRTCIDINRLLAFDPIKPAIDSAVETLTKGKLSKKAQIPRFTPPSDAVEKVREALKINKKQFLKCWEILIYLALDPIDKYMEDYTCVITNHVRTDILGKDIEAPKKQMVDVPTTFEAEASFVVFKSVNGEEAKNNNVQVDENKPDQEQQLKQLVEERIREIKLVAEKVSRR from the exons ATGGCTCAGAAGCATCAATCCGCCGCCGCCCCAGGTCCCGAGCCTAAGAAGCGTCGCCGCGTCGGATTCTCTCCCGCCG ATACTGGCGTGGAGGCTAACGAGTGCATCAAAATCTATCTCG TTTCCAGCAAAGAGGAAGTGGGTTCTCCTGATGTTTCCTGTGTTACTCCGGTTGATCTGAACGACTTTTTTGATGGAGATGGGAAGATATATGGTTACCAAGGTTTGAAG ATCAATGTGTGGATTAATAGCATCTCGTTGCATTCTTATGCTGATATTACGTACCAGAGCACAACCAAT ggagacaaaggcatcacggaCCTCAAAACTGCTTTACAG AACATATTTGCTGATACAATTGTTGATAGCAAGGATGAATTTCTGCAAACCTTTTCTACAGAGAGAGATTTTATCAG AAATATGGTGTCAAACGGAGAGGTGATACATTCAGGAGCGATAGATGGAAGCAACATCAATGCTCAAGTGTCTCCTTCAGATCTCCAG GTTTTACGGATGGAGATTGGTTCTCCTAATGCTGGACTCCTCTATAGCCGATTGGTGCCCCTTGTTCTTCTTTTTGTCGATG GTAGCAATCCCATTGATGTCACTGACCCTGACTGGCATTTGTACCTGCTGATTCAGAAGAAAGAGGATAAAGAGGAGCCTTTGTATCAAATTGTGGGCTTTACTGCTATTTATAAATTCTATCGTTATCCCGACAGGTTAAGGATGCGACTCAGCCag ATCCTGGTCCTGCCTTCCTTCCAAGGAAAAGGATTTGGAAGCTACCTCATGGAGGTTGTAAACAAAATGGCCGTAGCAGAAGACGTTTACGATCTAACAGTGGAAGAGCCATCCGAAAAGTTCCAACACATCCGCACTTGCATAGACATAAACCGCTTGCTGGCTTTCGATCCAATCAAACCAGCCATTGACTCAGCTGTAGAGACTCTCACAAAAGGAAAACTATCGAAGAAAGCTCAGATACCTCGGTTCACTCCACCTTCGGATGCCGTCGAGAAGGTCCGTGAAGCTCTGAAGATCAACAAGAAACAGTTCCTCAAATGCTGGGAGATCTTGATATATCTGGCGCTTGATCCTATCGACAAATACATGGAGGATTACACATGTGTCATCACGAACCATGTGAGAACCGACATTCTTGGAAAAGATATAGAGGCTCCGAAGAAGCAGATGGTGGATGTTCCAACGACGTTCGAAGCTGAAGCATCGTTTGTGGTTTTCAAGTCTGTGAATGGAGAAGAAGCTAAAAACAACAATGTTCAAGTGGATGAAAACAAACCGGATCAAGAGCAGCAGCTGAAGCAATTGGTTGAAGAAAGGATTCGTGAGATCAAGTTGGTTGCTGAGAAAGTCTCTAGAAGGTGA
- the LOC106387456 gene encoding 60S ribosomal protein L31-3: MSEKKGRKEEVVTREYTINLHRRLHSCTFKKKAPKAIKEIRKFAEKAMGTKDVRVDVKLNKQIWSRGIRGPPRRIRVRVARKRNDDEDAKEEFFSLVTVAEIPAEGLSGLGTKVIDEED; the protein is encoded by the exons ATGTCTGAGAAAAAGGGAAGGAAAGAGGAAGTGGTGACCAGAGAGTACACCATCAACCTCCACAGACGCCTCCACAGCTG CACCTTTAAGAAGAAGGCACCAAAGGCCATCAAGGAGATCAGAAAGTTTGCAGAGAAAGCCATGGGGACCAAAGACGTTAGAGTAGACGTGAAGTTGAACAAGCAGATATGGAGCAGAGGAATCAGAGGTCCTCCAAGGAGGATAAGGGTGCGTGTTGCGCGTAAGAGAAACGACGACGAGGACGCCAAGGAAGAGTTTTTCTCACTTGTCACCGTTGCTGAAATCCCTGCTGAAGGACTTAGTGGACTCGGCACTAAGGTCATCGATGAGGAGGATTGA
- the LOC125584201 gene encoding uncharacterized protein LOC125584201 isoform X1 — MQVTLVPEVQAHLVFLEGGGFTVVIPPGHGFTLNVNAADIGAGGAGAAGAGGAGAAVAAGEAIAAITAGIEQHSTENTLSTTQILHMLMIDNTYEVLDIHVHTPIDGLYLYITPIRRRQDFHAYAWCRCCPIGDPLPSWSSPTPTP, encoded by the exons ATGCAAGTCACTCTCGTCCCTGAAGTTCAGGCACACTTGGTTTTCTTGGAGGGGGGAGGCTTCACGGTAGTAATTCCACCTGGTCATGGTTTTACATTGAATGTAAATGCGGCGGACATTGGAGCTGGAGGTGCCGGAGCCGCTGGAGCTGGAGGTGCCGGAGCCGCCGTTGCTGCCGGTGAAGCAATAGCTGCCATCACAG CCGGAATCGAACAGCATTCCACTGAGAACACACTCTCCACAACTCAAATACTGCACATGCTTATGATTGACAACACCTATGAAGTGCTCGACATTCATGTACACACTCCAATTGATGGCCTTTACCTCTACATCACTCCTATTCGACGGCGTCAGGACTTCCATGCGTACG CTTGGTGCCGGTGCTGCCCCATTGGTGATCCGTTACCGTCGTGGAGTAGCCCCACACCCACACCCTGA
- the LOC106387460 gene encoding serine acetyltransferase 5, whose product MPPAGELQHQSPSKDKQPTDTQSAEAAAAIAAAAADAEAAGLWTQIKAEARRDAEAEPALASYLYSTILSHSSLERSISFHLGNKLCSSTLLSTLLYDLFLNTFTSDPSLRNATVADLRAARVRDPACISFSHCLLNYKGFLAIQAHRISHKLWTQTRKPLALALNSRISEVFAVDIHPAAKIGKGILLDHATGVVIGETAVIGNNVSILHHVTLGGTGKACGDRHPKIGDGCLIGAGATILGNVKIGCGAKVGAGSVVLIDIPPRATAVGNPARLVGGKEKPTIHDEECPGESMDHTSFISEWSDYII is encoded by the exons ATGCCGCCGGCCGGAGAACTCCAACATCAATCTCCATCAAAAGACAAACAACCCACCGATACTCAATCTGCCGAAGCTGCGGCAGCGATCGCCGCGGCTGCTGCAGATGCGGAAGCTGCGGGATTATGGACACAGATCAAGGCGGAGGCTCGCCGTGACGCTGAGGCGGAGCCGGCGCTAGCTAGCTATCTTTACTCGACGATTCTTTCTCACTCGTCTCTCGAGCGATCCATCTCGTTTCATTTGGGAAACAAGCTCTGCTCATCGACGCTTCTCTCCACGCTCCTATACGATCTGTTCCTAAACACGTTCACCTCCGATCCTTCTCTCCGCAACGCCACCGTCGCGGATCTCCGCGCTGCTCGTGTTCGTGATCCGGCTTGTATCTCCTTCTCCCATTGCCTTCTCAATTACAAAGGCTTCCTAGCGATTCAG GCACATCGTATCTCGCACAAGCTATGGACTCAAACAAGAAAGCCACTAGCCTTAGCTCTCAACTCGCGTATCTCCGAAGTGTTCGCCGTCGATATCCATCCAGCAGCGAAGATCGGGAAAGGTATACTCCTCGATCACGCAACCGGAGTTGTCATCGGAGAAACAGCTGTGATAGGGAACAACGTTTCGATCCTCCACCACGTGACGCTCGGTGGAACGGGTAAAGCTTGTGGAGACAGACATCCCAAGATCGGTGACGGTTGCTTGATCGGAGCTGGAGCGACTATTCTCGGGAACGTCAAGATCGGTTGTGGAGCTAAAGTAGGTGCTGGATCTGTTGTTCTGATCGACATCCCTCCACGAGCTACGGCGGTTGGGAATCCGGCGAGACTCGTCGGAGGAAAAGAGAAACCGACGATTCATGACGAGGAGTGTCCGGGAGAATCGATGGATCACACTTCGTTTATCTCGGAATGGTCAGACTACATCATTTGA
- the LOC106387459 gene encoding protein NDL1 isoform X2, with product MEHRVKTACGVVSVIVYGDREKPALITYPDLALNHMSCFQGLFFCPEAASLLLHNFCIYHISPPGHELGAGPIFPNDSVPSADDLADQILEVLNFFGLGAVMCMGVTAGAYILTLFAMKHRERVAGLILVSPLCKAPSWSEWFYNRVVSNLLYFYGMCGVVKEFLLQRYFSKEVRGNVEIPESDIAQACRRLLDERQSVNVMRFLDAIDRRPDISSGLKKLKCRTLIFIGDQSPFYSEAVHMAANLDRGYCALVEVQACGSMVTEEQPHAMLVPMEYFLMGYGLYRPSCFTESPRSPLSPSCISPELLSPESMGLKLKPIKTRVSA from the exons ATG GAGCATCGTGTTAAAACTGCATGTGGTGTTGTGTCTGTCATTGTCTATGGAGATCGAGAAAAGCCAGCATTGATTACGTATCCCGATCTGGCCCTTAACC ATATGTCATGCTTCCAAGGATTGTTCTTTTGCCCTGAAGCAGCTTCCTTGCTGTTACATAACTTCTGCATATATCATATAAGTCCACCGGGGCATGAG TTAGGAGCTGGTCCGATTTTTCCTAATGACTCAGTCCCTTCTGCTGATGATTTAGCTGATCAGATCCTTGAAGTTCTCAACTTTTTCGG CCTTGGTGCTGTGATGTGTATGGGAGTGACTGCAGGTGCTTACATCCTCACATTATTCGCG ATGAAACATAGAGAAAGGGTTGCCGGTTTGATTCTTGTCTCACCACTATGCAAGGCACCGTCTTGGTCTGAATGGTTCTACAACAGAGTTGTCTCAAACTTGTTGTATTTCTACGGAATGTGTGGAGTTGTTAAGGAGTTTTTGCTTCAAAGATATTTTAGTAAG GAAGTCCGTGGTAACGTGGAGATTCCAGAGTCAGATATAGCACAAGCTTGCAGAAGA CTTCTTGATGAGAGGCAAAGTGTAAATGTCATGCGGTTTCTTGATGCCATTGATcg GAGACCTGACATATCAAGTGGACTGAAGAAACTAAAATGCAGGACACTTATCTTTATAGGAGATCAATCCCCATTCTATTCAGAAGCTGTTCACATGGCAGCAAATTTGGATAGAGGATACTGTGCTTTGGTTGAG GTTCAGGCTTGTGGTTCAATGGTAACAGAGGAGCAACCGCATGCAATGTTGGTTCCAATGGAATATTTCTTGATGGGATATGGATTATACAGACCATCTTGTTTCACAGAGAGCCCTAGAAGTCCTCTTAGCCCTTCCTGCATTTCACCTGAGCTTCTCTCCCCTGAAAGCATGGGATTAAAGCTTAAGCCTATCAAAACCCGAGTTTCCGCTTAA
- the LOC106387453 gene encoding asparagine--tRNA ligase, cytoplasmic 1-like: MADEVPPPAHQVPAVSISSDGTSSSTVQKARFSDRVRIRSILGRPDGGAGLAGQKVRISGWVKTGREQGKGAFAFLEVNDGSCPANLQVMVDASVSDLTKLVATGTCVTVDGCLKIPPEGKGTKQKVELSVVEVIDVGTVDTATYPIPKTKLTLERLREFPHLRSRTNSISAIARIRHALAIATHTFFDEEGFLYIQTPIITTSDCEGAGEMFQVTTLISHTEKLERDLIENPPPTEADVEAARLIVKARGEAVAQLKSAKASKETITASVAELNEAKASLSRTEERSKLKPGLPKLDGKIDYTQDFFGRQAFLTVSGQLQVETYACGLSDVYTFGPTFRAENSHTSRHLAEFWMVEPELAFADLEDDMNCAEAYVRYMCKWLLEKRYDDMELMAKNFDKGCIDRLKLVASTPFGRLTYTKAIELLEEAVAKGKEFVNPVEWGIDLASEHERYLTEVVFQKPLIVYNYPKGIKAFYMRLNDDGKTVAAMDVLVPKVGELIGGSQREERIDVIMERIEEMGLPVEPYEWYLDLRRYGTAKHSGFGLGFERMVLFATGMDNIRDVIPFPRYPGRADL; encoded by the exons ATGGCCGACGAGGTTCCACCACCTGCACATCAAGTACCCGCCGTATCCATATCCAGCGATGGAACCTCATCTTCAACAGTGCAAAAAGCGCGGTTCTCAGACCGAGTCCGCATCCGCTCGATTCTGGGCCGACCCGACGGCGGAGCCGGACTCGCGGGTCAAAAGGTCCGAATCAGCGGGTGGGTCAAAACGGGGAGGGAGCAAGGGAAAGGCGCTTTCGCTTTCCTCGAGGTTAACGACGGATCGTGCCCTGCGAATCTTCAGGTTATGGTGGACGCTTCGGTTTCAGATCTCACCAAGCTGGTTGCGACGGGGACTTGCGTGACCGTCGATGGGTGCTTGAAGATTCCTCCCGAAGGTAAAGGGACGAAGCAGAAGGTTGAGCTTAGTGTTGTGGAGGTGATTGATGTGGGGACGGTTGATACTGCTACTTACCCGATTCCTAAGACGAAGCTGACTCTTGAGAGGTTGAGAGAGTTTCCTCATCTTCGTTCTAGGACCAATTCG ATCTCAGCAATTGCAAGAATCCGACACGCTCTCGCTATAGCCACACACACATTCTTCGACGAAGAAGGTTTCCTCTACATTCAAACCCCAATCATCACAACAAGCGACTGCGAAGGAGCTGGAGAGATGTTCCAAGTAACAACTCTCATCAGCCACACCGAGAAGCTGGAGAGAGACCTCATCGAAAACCCTCCTCCCACCGAGGCCGACGTCGAAGCCGCCAGACTCATCGTCAAGGCGAGAGGCGAAGCCGTAGCGCAGCTCAAATCCGCTAAAGCAAGCAAGGAAACTATCACAGCCTCCGTTGCTGAACTCAACGAAGCAAAAGCGAGTTTATCCAGAACCGAAGAGAGGTCAAAGCTCAAACCCGGACTACCTAAACTCGACGGAAAGATTGATTACACCCAAGACTTCTTCGGCCGCCAAGCTTTCTTGACGGTCTCAGGTCAGTTACAAGTTGAAACCTACGCGTGCGGTCTGAGCGACGTGTACACGTTCGGTCCTACTTTTCGAGCAGAGAACTCTCACACCTCGAGACATCTCGCCGAGTTCTGGATGGTGGAGCCTGAGCTAGCTTTCGCCGATCTTGAGGACGATATGAACTGCGCGGAGGCGTACGTGAGGTACATGTGCAAGTGGCTGCTCGAGAAGCGTTACGATGACATGGAGCTAATGGCGAAGAACTTCGACAAAGGCTGCATCGATAGGCTGAAACTGGTTGCGTCGACTCCGTTTGGTAGGTTAACGTATACCAAAGCGATAGAGCTGCTTGAGGAAGCTGTGGCTAAAGGGAAGGAGTTTGTTAACCCTGTGGAGTGGGGGATCGACTTAGCATCTGAGCACGAAAg ATACTTGACAGAGGTTGTGTTTCAGAAGCCTTTGATTGTGTACAACTACCCGAAAGGAATTAAAGCATTTTACATGAGACTTAACGATGATGGGAAGACAGTTGCTGCCATGGATGTCCTCGTTCCAAAG GTTGGAGAACTCATTGGGGGAAGCCAAAGGGAAGAAAGGATTGATGTCATCATGGAAAG GATTGAGGAGATGGGACTACCAGTGGAGCCATACGAGTGGTACTTGGACTTGAGACGTTACGGAACAGCGAAGCATTCAGGGTTCGGACTTGGGTTCGAGCGTATGGTTCTGTTTGCGACAGGGATGGACAACATCAGAGACGTTATTCCCTTCCCTCGCTATCCTGGAAGAGCTGACCTTTGA
- the LOC106387459 gene encoding protein NDL1 isoform X1, producing the protein MAESNGSVSVDVGTIYLGGKEHRVKTACGVVSVIVYGDREKPALITYPDLALNHMSCFQGLFFCPEAASLLLHNFCIYHISPPGHELGAGPIFPNDSVPSADDLADQILEVLNFFGLGAVMCMGVTAGAYILTLFAMKHRERVAGLILVSPLCKAPSWSEWFYNRVVSNLLYFYGMCGVVKEFLLQRYFSKEVRGNVEIPESDIAQACRRLLDERQSVNVMRFLDAIDRRPDISSGLKKLKCRTLIFIGDQSPFYSEAVHMAANLDRGYCALVEVQACGSMVTEEQPHAMLVPMEYFLMGYGLYRPSCFTESPRSPLSPSCISPELLSPESMGLKLKPIKTRVSA; encoded by the exons ATGGCGGAGTCAAACGGCTCCGTTTCCGTCGACGTTGGAACCATCTATCTTGGTGGCAAG GAGCATCGTGTTAAAACTGCATGTGGTGTTGTGTCTGTCATTGTCTATGGAGATCGAGAAAAGCCAGCATTGATTACGTATCCCGATCTGGCCCTTAACC ATATGTCATGCTTCCAAGGATTGTTCTTTTGCCCTGAAGCAGCTTCCTTGCTGTTACATAACTTCTGCATATATCATATAAGTCCACCGGGGCATGAG TTAGGAGCTGGTCCGATTTTTCCTAATGACTCAGTCCCTTCTGCTGATGATTTAGCTGATCAGATCCTTGAAGTTCTCAACTTTTTCGG CCTTGGTGCTGTGATGTGTATGGGAGTGACTGCAGGTGCTTACATCCTCACATTATTCGCG ATGAAACATAGAGAAAGGGTTGCCGGTTTGATTCTTGTCTCACCACTATGCAAGGCACCGTCTTGGTCTGAATGGTTCTACAACAGAGTTGTCTCAAACTTGTTGTATTTCTACGGAATGTGTGGAGTTGTTAAGGAGTTTTTGCTTCAAAGATATTTTAGTAAG GAAGTCCGTGGTAACGTGGAGATTCCAGAGTCAGATATAGCACAAGCTTGCAGAAGA CTTCTTGATGAGAGGCAAAGTGTAAATGTCATGCGGTTTCTTGATGCCATTGATcg GAGACCTGACATATCAAGTGGACTGAAGAAACTAAAATGCAGGACACTTATCTTTATAGGAGATCAATCCCCATTCTATTCAGAAGCTGTTCACATGGCAGCAAATTTGGATAGAGGATACTGTGCTTTGGTTGAG GTTCAGGCTTGTGGTTCAATGGTAACAGAGGAGCAACCGCATGCAATGTTGGTTCCAATGGAATATTTCTTGATGGGATATGGATTATACAGACCATCTTGTTTCACAGAGAGCCCTAGAAGTCCTCTTAGCCCTTCCTGCATTTCACCTGAGCTTCTCTCCCCTGAAAGCATGGGATTAAAGCTTAAGCCTATCAAAACCCGAGTTTCCGCTTAA